One genomic window of Solanum dulcamara chromosome 10, daSolDulc1.2, whole genome shotgun sequence includes the following:
- the LOC129870976 gene encoding probable sugar phosphate/phosphate translocator At4g32390, which translates to MGKGGNLSEGVVKKILLSYTYVAIWIFLSFTVIVYNKYILDRKLYNWPYPISLTIIHMAFCSSLAYLLVRVFKVVEPVTMTMDLYCKSVVPIGLLYAFSLWLSNSAYIYLSVSFIQMLKALMPVAVYSIGVLLKKDTFKSDTMGNMVSISIGVAIAAYGEAKFDTWGVMLQLGAVAFEATRLVMIQILLTSKGITFNPITSLYYVAPCCLVFLFIPWIFVEYPLLKDTSSFHFDWVIFGTNSFCAFALNLAVFLLVGKTSALTMNVAGVVKDWLLIAFSWSVIKDTVTPVNLVGYGLAFLGVAYYNHAKLQALKANEAQKKASQAADEEAGRLLEEREGENGAKKNESQG; encoded by the coding sequence ATGGGAAAAGGTGGAAACTTGAGTGAAGGGGTTGTGAAGAAAATCTTGCTTTCATACACTTATGTTGCAATTTGGATTTTCTTATCATTCACTGTGATTGTGTACAACAAGTACATCTTGGATCGTAAGTTATACAATTGGCCTTACCCAATTTCACTAACAATCATTCATATGGCTTTTTGTTCTTCATTGGCATATCTTCTTGTTCGTGTGTTCAAAGTTGTTGAACCTGTGACAATGACAATGGATCTTTATTGCAAATCTGTGGTACCCATTGGTCTGCTTTATGCATTTTCACTGTGGTTATCAAATTCTGCATATATATATCTGTCTGTATCTTTTATTCAAATGCTTAAAGCTTTGATGCCTGTTGCTGTGTATTCAATTGGGGTTTTGTTGAAGAAAGATACATTTAAATCTGATACAATGGGTAATATGGTGTCGATTTCAATTGGGGTTGCTATTGCTGCTTATGGAGAAGCTAAATTTGATACATGGGGTGTCATGTTACAGTTAGGTGCTGTAGCTTTTGAGGCTACAAGATTGGTTATGATACAGATTTTGTTAACATCAAAGGGTATTACATTTAATCCAATTACTTCACTGTATTACGTTGCGCCTTGCTGTTTGGTTTTCTTGTTCATTCCATGGATTTTTGTGGAATATCCACTGTTGAAGGATAcatctagtttccattttgattGGGTCATCTTTGGTACTAATTCCTTCTGCGCGTTTGCTCTCAATCTTGCTGTGTTTTTGCTTGTTGGGAAGACATCTGCTTTGACTATGAATGTTGCTGGTGTGGTTAAGGATTGGTTGTTGATTGCCTTTTCATGGTCCGTCATTAAGGATACTGTCACACCTGTGAATTTGGTTggatatggattggctttcttAGGTGTGGCATATTACAACCACGCCAAATTGCAGGCTCTTAAGGCGAACGAAGCACAGAAGAAGGCTTCACAGGCTGCTGATGAGGAGGCTGGAAGATTGTTGGAGGAAAGAGAAGGGGAGAATGGTGCTAAGAAGAATGAATCTCAAGGCTGA
- the LOC129871102 gene encoding beta-glucuronosyltransferase GlcAT14B-like has protein sequence MELTIKKTKWMVRLAFALFISFFLIIFTLSTKTPFQKSPIKGKVPVFVESKLHISQTRPISAIPKLAYLISGSSGDGESLKRTLKALYHPLNQYVVHLDLEAPADERLELVNFVKKEPLFVEVGNVRVVVRSNLVTYRGPTMVSNTLHAAAILLKEGGEWDWFINLSASDYPLVTQDDLLHAFSTVPRELNFIEHTSDIGWKEYHRARPVIIDSGLYSLNKSDLFWIPQKRSMPTAFKLFTGSAWTMLSRPFIEYLLWGWDNLPRIVLMYYANFLSTPEGYFHTVICNAEEFRNTTVNHDLHFISWDNPPKQHPHVLTLNDYQNMVDSNAAFARKFRRNEPVLDKIDSELLGRKVNGFVPGSWFDGRGANATISQYILRNVTSLRPGPGAQRIKGLISGLLSDKDFNTKHCL, from the exons ATGGAACTTAccataaagaaaacaaaatggaTGGTTCGTTTGGCTTTTGCCCTTTTTATCTCTTTTTTCCTAATCATTTTTACTCTTTCTACTAAAACCCCATTTCAGAAATCACCCATTAAAGGTAAAGTTCCAGTCTTTGTTGAATCTAAACTACATATATCTCAAACTAGACCTATTTCAGCAATACCCAAATTGGCATATTTGATTTCTGGTTCAAGTGGTGATGGGGAGAGCTTAAAGAGGACATTAAAGGCATTGTACCATCCATTGAACCAATATGTTGTACATTTAGACCTTGAAGCGCCAGCTGATGAGAGATTAGAGTTGGTGAATTTTGTAAAAAAGGAGCCTTTATTTGTTGAAGTTGGGAATGTGAGAGTAGTTGTGAGGTCTAATTTGGTTACTTATAGAGGACCTACTATGGTTAGTAATACACTTCATGCTGCTGCTATTTTGCTTAAGGAAGGTGGTGAATGGGATTGGTTCATTAATCTTAGTGCTTCTGATTATCCTTTGGTGACACAAGATG ATTTACTTCATGCTTTTTCAACCGTGCCAAGAGAACTTAATTTTATTGAGCATACAAGTGACATTGGATGGAAGGA ATACCACAGAGCCAGACCTGTAATAATTGATTCAGGGTTGTACAGCCTGAATAAATCAGATCTCTTCTGGATCCCACAGAAAAGGAGTATGCCAACAGCATTTAAACTATTCACAG GCTCTGCTTGGACAATGCTTTCTCGCCCCTTTATTGAGTACCTTTTATGGGGATGGGATAACCTCCCAAGGATAGTCTTAATGTACTACGCCAACTTCCTTTCAACGCCTGAAGGATATTTCCACACTGTCATATGCAATGCAGAAGAGTTCCGGAACACTACAGTGAATCACGACCTTCATTTTATATCCTGGGACAATCCGCCAAAGCAACATCCACATGTTCTAACTCTTAACGATTACCAGAACATGGTCGACAGCAATGCAGCATTCGCAAGAAAATTCCGCAGGAACGAACCAGTGCTTGACAAGATTGATTCTGAGCTGTTGGGGCGCAAAGTCAATGGTTTTGTTCCTGGTAGTTGGTTTGATGGCAGGGGTGCAAACGCTACCATCTCACAGTACATTCTAAGAAACGTGACTTCATTGAGACCTGGACCAGGTGCACAGAGAATAAAAGGTCTTATTTCTGGTTTGTTGTCTGATAAAGATTTTAACACAAAGCACTGCCTCTAG